From the genome of Lagopus muta isolate bLagMut1 chromosome 22, bLagMut1 primary, whole genome shotgun sequence, one region includes:
- the USP28 gene encoding ubiquitin carboxyl-terminal hydrolase 28 isoform X6 — protein sequence MTAELQAASGGLEADYQVLNKMKEITGIQDADFLHAALKAAKGNLMEALIVLTEERDQEPVQNTAAAEPSSWEGSAVGKEPPQGGAAFDPEKKGDIHSAVAYRQLESPKAHAAERPQEVHSPENKNRSKRKRCEVWGENSKQSDWKRVGDWPVGMKNIGNTCWFSAVIQSLFQLPQFRRLVLSYSFPPSVLESCRTRTGKRNIAFMQELQCLFALMLGTRRKFVDPSAALELLRDAFKSTEEQQQDVSEFTHKLLDWLEDAFQLTVNVKSPGDKSENPMVQLFYGTFLTEGVHEGNTFSKIETFGQYPLQVNGYRNLNECLEGAMVEGEMDEETATQSVKYVQERWFTKLPPVLTFELSRFEFNQSLGQPEKIHTKLEFPQTIYMDRYLYCSKELIQTKREEMKKLKEKMLILQQKLERYMKYGSGPARFPLPDMLQYVLEFITTKPAGAVSSACVSSTEDSQVVDRQSQGESLILGTPSQPDSMLDGKDGKPEDEAVLLANSSTQQQLSTPLQPSAPPAEMLDCPAPHVVSEEEMNLVTACLQRWRNEIEQDVRDLKESIARVSLSIDEMYSDPHLQQVPYHLHAVLVHEGQANAGHYWAFIYNQPRKSWLKYNDISVTESSWEELERDSFGGLRNASAYCLMYISDKASHVVAGEGDGAEVGQFQKEVEALPPELRRYIQEDNWRLEQEAEEWEEEQSCKIPSTASESQELSPESGLDPSAAHEQSLRSLSSEHAMIAKEQTAKAIANAAHVYEKNGVEAALCEVMLSPAMQGVILAIAKARQTFDRDGSEAGLVKAFHEEYSRLYLLSKETPTPQNDARLQHVLVYFLQNDAPQQIVERTLLEQFADKNLSYDERSISIMKVARDKLKEIGPDEVNMEEYKKWHEDYSLFRKVSVYLLTGLELYQNRKYKESLTYLIYAYQSNTALLKKGANRGVNESLITLYRRKCLLKLNEVASALFVSCEEAHVAEGISILNELIIPCMHLINNFDISREDMDAIEVMRNRWCSYLGREDMDASLQIRLGELLPRLLDGSTEVVVLKEPPKIRPNSPYDLCSRFAAVMESIHDASTVTVK from the exons ATGACGGCCGAGCTGCAGGCCGCGAGCGGCGGCCTCGAGGCG GATTACCAGGTTTTAAACAAGATGAAGGAGATAACAGGAATTCAGGATGCGGATTTCCTTCACGCTGCTCTCAAG GCTGCTAAGGGAAACCTGATGGAGGCACTCATCGTCCTCACAGAGGAACGTGATCAGGAGCCTGTTCagaacacagctgctgcagagccatcCTCTTGGGAAGGCAGTGCAGTGGGCAAAGAGCCCCCTCAAG GTGGTGCTGCATTTGacccagaaaagaaaggagacatCCACTCAGCTGTTGCCTACAGACAGCTGGAATCACCAAAAGCTCATGCTGCTGAAAG ACCACAGGAGGTCCATTCTCCCGAGAACAAAAATCGCTCCAAAAGGAAACGCTGTGAAGTCTGGGGAGAGAATTCCAAACAGAGCGACTGGAAAAGAGTGGGAGATTGGCCTGTTGGGATGAAGAACATTGGCAACACGTGCTGGTTTAGTGCTGTCATACAG tctcttttccAGCTGCCGCAGTTCCGGAGGTTGGTGCTCAGCTACTCCTTCCCACCAAGTGTCCTTGAGAGCTGTCGGACGCGCACT ggaaaaagaaacattgcaTTCATGCAAGAACTCCAGTGTCTGTTTGCTTTAATGCTGGGAACACGTCGGAAGTTTGTGGAcccttctgcagcactggaacTTTTAAGGGATGCTTTTAAATCAACCGAGGAACAGCAG CAAGATGTGAGCGAGTTTACACACAAGCTGCTGGATTGGCTGGAAGATGCATTCCAGCTCACTGTGAATGTCAA aagcCCTGGGGACAAATCTGAAAATCCAATGGTCCAACTTTTCTATGGGACTTTCTTGACTGAGGGTGTCCACGAGG GCAATACTTTTTCCAAGATCGAAACCTTTGGTCAGTATCCCCTTCAGGTAAATGGTTATCGAAACTTGAATGAGTGCTTGGAAGGAGCCATGGTGGAGGGAGAGATGGATGAGGAGACAGCAACTCAGTCAGTGAAATATGTACAGGAG CGCTGGTTCACCAAACTCCCTCCAGTGCTGACCTTTGAACTCTCCCGATTTGAGTTCAACCAATCCCTGGGACAGCCAGAGAAAATCCACACCAAGCTGGAATTCCCTCAGACCATTTATATGGACAG GTACCTCTACTGCAGCAAAGAGCTCATCCAGACtaagagagaagaaatgaagaaattgaagGAGAAAATGCTGATTCTGCAACAGAAACTGGAAAG GTACATGAAGTACGGCTCTGGCCCAGCACGCTTCCCACTGCCTGACATGCTGCAATACGTTCTGGAGTTCATCACTACAAAGCCTGCTGGTGCTGTGTCCTCTGCATGTGTATCTTCTACTGAGGACTCTCAGGTGGTGGACAGGCAGTCCCAGGGCGAGTCGCTCATTCTGGGCACACCTTCACAGCCTGACAG catgCTGGATGGAAAGGATGGTAAGCCTGAAGATGAAGCTGTCCTATTGGCAAATTCTTCAACACAGCAACAACTGAGCACAcctctgcagccttctgctcCACCAGCAGAGATGTTGGACTGCCCTGCTCCTCACGTGGTTTCTGAGGAAGAGATGAACCTGGTTACAGCATGTTTGCAGCGATGGAGGAATGAGATTGAGCAAGATGTGCGAG ATCTGAAGGAGTCCATTGCCAGAGTCAGCCTGTCCATTGATGAAATGTACAGTGACCCTCACCTCCAGCAG GTTCCCTATCACTTGCACGCTGTCTTGGTGCATGAAGGGCAAGCAAATGCTGGTCACTACTGGGCCTTCATATACAACCAGCCTCGGAAAAGCTGGCTGAAATACAATGACATCTCAGTGACAGAATCATCGTGGGAAGAGCTGGAGAGAGATTCATTTGGTGGCCTGAGGAATGCCAGTGCTTACTGCCTGATGTACATAAGTGATAAGGCATCCCACGTTGTTGCAG GTGAAGGTGACGGCGCAGAGGTCGGGCAGTTCCAGAAGGAGGTGGAAGCTTTGCCCCCAGAGCTGAGGCGTTACATCCAGGAGGACAACTGGCggctggagcaggaggcagaggagtGGGAGGAAGAGCAGTCTTGCAAGATTCCTTCAACTGCTTCTGAATCTCAAGAGCTGTCTCCTGAGTCGGGGCTAG ATCCATCTGCAGCCCACGAGCAGAGCCTGCGCTCTCTGTCCTCAGAGCATGCCATGATTGCAAAGGAGCAGACTGCCAAAGCTATTGCCAATGCAGCCCATGTCTACGAAAAGAACGGCGTGGAGGCAGCGCTCTGCGAG GTGATGCTGAGTCCAGCCATGCAAGGTGTCATCCTGGCTATTGCAAAAGCCCGCCAGACCTTTGATCGTGATGGGTCTGAAGCGGGGCTCGTTAAG GCATTCCACGAGGAGTACTCCAGACTTTATCTCCTTTCCAAAGAGACCCCAACCCCTCAGAACGATGCCCGGTTGCAACACGTGCTCGTTTACTTCCTTCAAAACGATGCTCCCCAGCAGATTGTGGAACGGACCCTCCTCGAGCAGTTTGCAGACAAAAACCTCAGCTACGATGAAAG GTCAATTAGCATTATGAAGGTAGCACGAGATAAACTGAAAGAGATCGGTCCTGATGAGGTCAATATGGAGGAGTACAAG AAATGGCACGAAGACTACAGTCTTTTTCGGAAGGTGTCTGTTTACCTGCTTACAGGGTTGGAGCTGTACCAGAATAGAAA GTACAAGGAGTCCCTGACCTACCTGATCTATGCCTACCAAAGCAACACCGCCCTGCTGAAGAAGGGAGCCAACAGAGGAGTGAATGAATCACTGATCACCTTGTATAGAAGAAAGTGTCTCTTG AAGCTGAATGAGGTGGCATCGGCTCTATTTGTAAGCTGTGAGGAAGCTCATGTGGCAGAGGGCATTAGCATCCTGAATGAGCTGATCATCCCCTGTATGCACCTCATTAACAACTTtgacatctccagagaagacaTGGATGCCATTGAGGTCATGAGAAACCGCTGGTGCTCCTATCTGGGACGAGAAGACATGGACG caagcCTGCAGATCAGGCTGGGCGAGCTGCTCCCCCGCCTGCTCGAcggctccacggaggtggtggTGCTGAAGGAGCCCCCAAAGATCCGTCCCAACTCCCCATACGACCTCTGCAGCCGCTTTGCAGCGGTGATGGAGTCCATCCATGACGCCTCGACTGTGACTGTGAAGTAG
- the USP28 gene encoding ubiquitin carboxyl-terminal hydrolase 28 isoform X4, with product MKEITGIQDADFLHAALKAAKGNLMEALIVLTEERDQEPVQNTAAAEPSSWEGSAVGKEPPQGGAAFDPEKKGDIHSAVAYRQLESPKAHAAERPQEVHSPENKNRSKRKRCEVWGENSKQSDWKRVGDWPVGMKNIGNTCWFSAVIQSLFQLPQFRRLVLSYSFPPSVLESCRTRTGKRNIAFMQELQCLFALMLGTRRKFVDPSAALELLRDAFKSTEEQQQDVSEFTHKLLDWLEDAFQLTVNVKSPGDKSENPMVQLFYGTFLTEGVHEGNTFSKIETFGQYPLQVNGYRNLNECLEGAMVEGEMDEETATQSVKYVQERWFTKLPPVLTFELSRFEFNQSLGQPEKIHTKLEFPQTIYMDRYLYCSKELIQTKREEMKKLKEKMLILQQKLERYMKYGSGPARFPLPDMLQYVLEFITTKPAGAVSSACVSSTEDSQVVDRQSQGESLILGTPSQPDSMLDGKDGKPEDEAVLLANSSTQQQLSTPLQPSAPPAEMLDCPAPHVVSEEEMNLVTACLQRWRNEIEQDVRDLKESIARVSLSIDEMYSDPHLQQVPYHLHAVLVHEGQANAGHYWAFIYNQPRKSWLKYNDISVTESSWEELERDSFGGLRNASAYCLMYISDKASHVVAGEGDGAEVGQFQKEVEALPPELRRYIQEDNWRLEQEAEEWEEEQSCKIPSTASESQELSPESGLGDAASDFASCAEINDPSAAHEQSLRSLSSEHAMIAKEQTAKAIANAAHVYEKNGVEAALCETEEVDPTKAQLGETAFTAQAEQPQDAKETEPAAQSSSQISEVEIPSVGKVPVRSDADGYNEEVMLSPAMQGVILAIAKARQTFDRDGSEAGLVKAFHEEYSRLYLLSKETPTPQNDARLQHVLVYFLQNDAPQQIVERTLLEQFADKNLSYDERSISIMKVARDKLKEIGPDEVNMEEYKKWHEDYSLFRKVSVYLLTGLELYQNRKYKESLTYLIYAYQSNTALLKKGANRGVNESLITLYRRKCLLKLNEVASALFVSCEEAHVAEGISILNELIIPCMHLINNFDISREDMDAIEVMRNRWCSYLGREDMDASLQIRLGELLPRLLDGSTEVVVLKEPPKIRPNSPYDLCSRFAAVMESIHDASTVTVK from the exons ATGAAGGAGATAACAGGAATTCAGGATGCGGATTTCCTTCACGCTGCTCTCAAG GCTGCTAAGGGAAACCTGATGGAGGCACTCATCGTCCTCACAGAGGAACGTGATCAGGAGCCTGTTCagaacacagctgctgcagagccatcCTCTTGGGAAGGCAGTGCAGTGGGCAAAGAGCCCCCTCAAG GTGGTGCTGCATTTGacccagaaaagaaaggagacatCCACTCAGCTGTTGCCTACAGACAGCTGGAATCACCAAAAGCTCATGCTGCTGAAAG ACCACAGGAGGTCCATTCTCCCGAGAACAAAAATCGCTCCAAAAGGAAACGCTGTGAAGTCTGGGGAGAGAATTCCAAACAGAGCGACTGGAAAAGAGTGGGAGATTGGCCTGTTGGGATGAAGAACATTGGCAACACGTGCTGGTTTAGTGCTGTCATACAG tctcttttccAGCTGCCGCAGTTCCGGAGGTTGGTGCTCAGCTACTCCTTCCCACCAAGTGTCCTTGAGAGCTGTCGGACGCGCACT ggaaaaagaaacattgcaTTCATGCAAGAACTCCAGTGTCTGTTTGCTTTAATGCTGGGAACACGTCGGAAGTTTGTGGAcccttctgcagcactggaacTTTTAAGGGATGCTTTTAAATCAACCGAGGAACAGCAG CAAGATGTGAGCGAGTTTACACACAAGCTGCTGGATTGGCTGGAAGATGCATTCCAGCTCACTGTGAATGTCAA aagcCCTGGGGACAAATCTGAAAATCCAATGGTCCAACTTTTCTATGGGACTTTCTTGACTGAGGGTGTCCACGAGG GCAATACTTTTTCCAAGATCGAAACCTTTGGTCAGTATCCCCTTCAGGTAAATGGTTATCGAAACTTGAATGAGTGCTTGGAAGGAGCCATGGTGGAGGGAGAGATGGATGAGGAGACAGCAACTCAGTCAGTGAAATATGTACAGGAG CGCTGGTTCACCAAACTCCCTCCAGTGCTGACCTTTGAACTCTCCCGATTTGAGTTCAACCAATCCCTGGGACAGCCAGAGAAAATCCACACCAAGCTGGAATTCCCTCAGACCATTTATATGGACAG GTACCTCTACTGCAGCAAAGAGCTCATCCAGACtaagagagaagaaatgaagaaattgaagGAGAAAATGCTGATTCTGCAACAGAAACTGGAAAG GTACATGAAGTACGGCTCTGGCCCAGCACGCTTCCCACTGCCTGACATGCTGCAATACGTTCTGGAGTTCATCACTACAAAGCCTGCTGGTGCTGTGTCCTCTGCATGTGTATCTTCTACTGAGGACTCTCAGGTGGTGGACAGGCAGTCCCAGGGCGAGTCGCTCATTCTGGGCACACCTTCACAGCCTGACAG catgCTGGATGGAAAGGATGGTAAGCCTGAAGATGAAGCTGTCCTATTGGCAAATTCTTCAACACAGCAACAACTGAGCACAcctctgcagccttctgctcCACCAGCAGAGATGTTGGACTGCCCTGCTCCTCACGTGGTTTCTGAGGAAGAGATGAACCTGGTTACAGCATGTTTGCAGCGATGGAGGAATGAGATTGAGCAAGATGTGCGAG ATCTGAAGGAGTCCATTGCCAGAGTCAGCCTGTCCATTGATGAAATGTACAGTGACCCTCACCTCCAGCAG GTTCCCTATCACTTGCACGCTGTCTTGGTGCATGAAGGGCAAGCAAATGCTGGTCACTACTGGGCCTTCATATACAACCAGCCTCGGAAAAGCTGGCTGAAATACAATGACATCTCAGTGACAGAATCATCGTGGGAAGAGCTGGAGAGAGATTCATTTGGTGGCCTGAGGAATGCCAGTGCTTACTGCCTGATGTACATAAGTGATAAGGCATCCCACGTTGTTGCAG GTGAAGGTGACGGCGCAGAGGTCGGGCAGTTCCAGAAGGAGGTGGAAGCTTTGCCCCCAGAGCTGAGGCGTTACATCCAGGAGGACAACTGGCggctggagcaggaggcagaggagtGGGAGGAAGAGCAGTCTTGCAAGATTCCTTCAACTGCTTCTGAATCTCAAGAGCTGTCTCCTGAGTCGGGGCTAGGTGATGCCGCGTCTGATTTTGCAAGCTGTGCTGAAATTAATG ATCCATCTGCAGCCCACGAGCAGAGCCTGCGCTCTCTGTCCTCAGAGCATGCCATGATTGCAAAGGAGCAGACTGCCAAAGCTATTGCCAATGCAGCCCATGTCTACGAAAAGAACGGCGTGGAGGCAGCGCTCTGCGAG ACAGAGGAGGTAGATCCAACGAAGGCCCAACTGGGAGAAACAGCCTTTACAGCTCAGGCAGAACAGCCTCAGGATGCTAAAGAAACAGAGCCTGCTGCCCAAAGTAGCTCACAGATCTCAGAAGTGGAAATCCCCAGTGTGGGGAAGGTTCCTGTTAGATCTGATGCAGATGGATATAATGAGGAG GTGATGCTGAGTCCAGCCATGCAAGGTGTCATCCTGGCTATTGCAAAAGCCCGCCAGACCTTTGATCGTGATGGGTCTGAAGCGGGGCTCGTTAAG GCATTCCACGAGGAGTACTCCAGACTTTATCTCCTTTCCAAAGAGACCCCAACCCCTCAGAACGATGCCCGGTTGCAACACGTGCTCGTTTACTTCCTTCAAAACGATGCTCCCCAGCAGATTGTGGAACGGACCCTCCTCGAGCAGTTTGCAGACAAAAACCTCAGCTACGATGAAAG GTCAATTAGCATTATGAAGGTAGCACGAGATAAACTGAAAGAGATCGGTCCTGATGAGGTCAATATGGAGGAGTACAAG AAATGGCACGAAGACTACAGTCTTTTTCGGAAGGTGTCTGTTTACCTGCTTACAGGGTTGGAGCTGTACCAGAATAGAAA GTACAAGGAGTCCCTGACCTACCTGATCTATGCCTACCAAAGCAACACCGCCCTGCTGAAGAAGGGAGCCAACAGAGGAGTGAATGAATCACTGATCACCTTGTATAGAAGAAAGTGTCTCTTG AAGCTGAATGAGGTGGCATCGGCTCTATTTGTAAGCTGTGAGGAAGCTCATGTGGCAGAGGGCATTAGCATCCTGAATGAGCTGATCATCCCCTGTATGCACCTCATTAACAACTTtgacatctccagagaagacaTGGATGCCATTGAGGTCATGAGAAACCGCTGGTGCTCCTATCTGGGACGAGAAGACATGGACG caagcCTGCAGATCAGGCTGGGCGAGCTGCTCCCCCGCCTGCTCGAcggctccacggaggtggtggTGCTGAAGGAGCCCCCAAAGATCCGTCCCAACTCCCCATACGACCTCTGCAGCCGCTTTGCAGCGGTGATGGAGTCCATCCATGACGCCTCGACTGTGACTGTGAAGTAG
- the USP28 gene encoding ubiquitin carboxyl-terminal hydrolase 28 isoform X2, with protein sequence MTAELQAASGGLEADYQVLNKMKEITGIQDADFLHAALKAAKGNLMEALIVLTEERDQEPVQNTAAAEPSSWEGSAVGKEPPQGGAAFDPEKKGDIHSAVAYRQLESPKAHAAERPQEVHSPENKNRSKRKRCEVWGENSKQSDWKRVGDWPVGMKNIGNTCWFSAVIQSLFQLPQFRRLVLSYSFPPSVLESCRTRTGKRNIAFMQELQCLFALMLGTRRKFVDPSAALELLRDAFKSTEEQQQDVSEFTHKLLDWLEDAFQLTVNVKSPGDKSENPMVQLFYGTFLTEGVHEGNTFSKIETFGQYPLQVNGYRNLNECLEGAMVEGEMDEETATQSVKYVQERWFTKLPPVLTFELSRFEFNQSLGQPEKIHTKLEFPQTIYMDRYLYCSKELIQTKREEMKKLKEKMLILQQKLERYMKYGSGPARFPLPDMLQYVLEFITTKPAGAVSSACVSSTEDSQVVDRQSQGESLILGTPSQPDSMLDGKDGKPEDEAVLLANSSTQQQLSTPLQPSAPPAEMLDCPAPHVVSEEEMNLVTACLQRWRNEIEQDVRDLKESIARVSLSIDEMYSDPHLQQVPYHLHAVLVHEGQANAGHYWAFIYNQPRKSWLKYNDISVTESSWEELERDSFGGLRNASAYCLMYISDKASHVVAGEGDGAEVGQFQKEVEALPPELRRYIQEDNWRLEQEAEEWEEEQSCKIPSTASESQELSPESGLGDAASDFASCAEINDPSAAHEQSLRSLSSEHAMIAKEQTAKAIANAAHVYEKNGVEAALCETEEVDPTKAQLGETAFTAQAEQPQDAKETEPAAQSSSQISEVEIPSVGKVPVRSDADGYNEEVMLSPAMQGVILAIAKARQTFDRDGSEAGLVKAFHEEYSRLYLLSKETPTPQNDARLQHVLVYFLQNDAPQQIVERTLLEQFADKNLSYDERSISIMKVARDKLKEIGPDEVNMEEYKKWHEDYSLFRKVSVYLLTGLELYQNRKYKESLTYLIYAYQSNTALLKKGANRGVNESLITLYRRKCLLLNEVASALFVSCEEAHVAEGISILNELIIPCMHLINNFDISREDMDAIEVMRNRWCSYLGREDMDASLQIRLGELLPRLLDGSTEVVVLKEPPKIRPNSPYDLCSRFAAVMESIHDASTVTVK encoded by the exons ATGACGGCCGAGCTGCAGGCCGCGAGCGGCGGCCTCGAGGCG GATTACCAGGTTTTAAACAAGATGAAGGAGATAACAGGAATTCAGGATGCGGATTTCCTTCACGCTGCTCTCAAG GCTGCTAAGGGAAACCTGATGGAGGCACTCATCGTCCTCACAGAGGAACGTGATCAGGAGCCTGTTCagaacacagctgctgcagagccatcCTCTTGGGAAGGCAGTGCAGTGGGCAAAGAGCCCCCTCAAG GTGGTGCTGCATTTGacccagaaaagaaaggagacatCCACTCAGCTGTTGCCTACAGACAGCTGGAATCACCAAAAGCTCATGCTGCTGAAAG ACCACAGGAGGTCCATTCTCCCGAGAACAAAAATCGCTCCAAAAGGAAACGCTGTGAAGTCTGGGGAGAGAATTCCAAACAGAGCGACTGGAAAAGAGTGGGAGATTGGCCTGTTGGGATGAAGAACATTGGCAACACGTGCTGGTTTAGTGCTGTCATACAG tctcttttccAGCTGCCGCAGTTCCGGAGGTTGGTGCTCAGCTACTCCTTCCCACCAAGTGTCCTTGAGAGCTGTCGGACGCGCACT ggaaaaagaaacattgcaTTCATGCAAGAACTCCAGTGTCTGTTTGCTTTAATGCTGGGAACACGTCGGAAGTTTGTGGAcccttctgcagcactggaacTTTTAAGGGATGCTTTTAAATCAACCGAGGAACAGCAG CAAGATGTGAGCGAGTTTACACACAAGCTGCTGGATTGGCTGGAAGATGCATTCCAGCTCACTGTGAATGTCAA aagcCCTGGGGACAAATCTGAAAATCCAATGGTCCAACTTTTCTATGGGACTTTCTTGACTGAGGGTGTCCACGAGG GCAATACTTTTTCCAAGATCGAAACCTTTGGTCAGTATCCCCTTCAGGTAAATGGTTATCGAAACTTGAATGAGTGCTTGGAAGGAGCCATGGTGGAGGGAGAGATGGATGAGGAGACAGCAACTCAGTCAGTGAAATATGTACAGGAG CGCTGGTTCACCAAACTCCCTCCAGTGCTGACCTTTGAACTCTCCCGATTTGAGTTCAACCAATCCCTGGGACAGCCAGAGAAAATCCACACCAAGCTGGAATTCCCTCAGACCATTTATATGGACAG GTACCTCTACTGCAGCAAAGAGCTCATCCAGACtaagagagaagaaatgaagaaattgaagGAGAAAATGCTGATTCTGCAACAGAAACTGGAAAG GTACATGAAGTACGGCTCTGGCCCAGCACGCTTCCCACTGCCTGACATGCTGCAATACGTTCTGGAGTTCATCACTACAAAGCCTGCTGGTGCTGTGTCCTCTGCATGTGTATCTTCTACTGAGGACTCTCAGGTGGTGGACAGGCAGTCCCAGGGCGAGTCGCTCATTCTGGGCACACCTTCACAGCCTGACAG catgCTGGATGGAAAGGATGGTAAGCCTGAAGATGAAGCTGTCCTATTGGCAAATTCTTCAACACAGCAACAACTGAGCACAcctctgcagccttctgctcCACCAGCAGAGATGTTGGACTGCCCTGCTCCTCACGTGGTTTCTGAGGAAGAGATGAACCTGGTTACAGCATGTTTGCAGCGATGGAGGAATGAGATTGAGCAAGATGTGCGAG ATCTGAAGGAGTCCATTGCCAGAGTCAGCCTGTCCATTGATGAAATGTACAGTGACCCTCACCTCCAGCAG GTTCCCTATCACTTGCACGCTGTCTTGGTGCATGAAGGGCAAGCAAATGCTGGTCACTACTGGGCCTTCATATACAACCAGCCTCGGAAAAGCTGGCTGAAATACAATGACATCTCAGTGACAGAATCATCGTGGGAAGAGCTGGAGAGAGATTCATTTGGTGGCCTGAGGAATGCCAGTGCTTACTGCCTGATGTACATAAGTGATAAGGCATCCCACGTTGTTGCAG GTGAAGGTGACGGCGCAGAGGTCGGGCAGTTCCAGAAGGAGGTGGAAGCTTTGCCCCCAGAGCTGAGGCGTTACATCCAGGAGGACAACTGGCggctggagcaggaggcagaggagtGGGAGGAAGAGCAGTCTTGCAAGATTCCTTCAACTGCTTCTGAATCTCAAGAGCTGTCTCCTGAGTCGGGGCTAGGTGATGCCGCGTCTGATTTTGCAAGCTGTGCTGAAATTAATG ATCCATCTGCAGCCCACGAGCAGAGCCTGCGCTCTCTGTCCTCAGAGCATGCCATGATTGCAAAGGAGCAGACTGCCAAAGCTATTGCCAATGCAGCCCATGTCTACGAAAAGAACGGCGTGGAGGCAGCGCTCTGCGAG ACAGAGGAGGTAGATCCAACGAAGGCCCAACTGGGAGAAACAGCCTTTACAGCTCAGGCAGAACAGCCTCAGGATGCTAAAGAAACAGAGCCTGCTGCCCAAAGTAGCTCACAGATCTCAGAAGTGGAAATCCCCAGTGTGGGGAAGGTTCCTGTTAGATCTGATGCAGATGGATATAATGAGGAG GTGATGCTGAGTCCAGCCATGCAAGGTGTCATCCTGGCTATTGCAAAAGCCCGCCAGACCTTTGATCGTGATGGGTCTGAAGCGGGGCTCGTTAAG GCATTCCACGAGGAGTACTCCAGACTTTATCTCCTTTCCAAAGAGACCCCAACCCCTCAGAACGATGCCCGGTTGCAACACGTGCTCGTTTACTTCCTTCAAAACGATGCTCCCCAGCAGATTGTGGAACGGACCCTCCTCGAGCAGTTTGCAGACAAAAACCTCAGCTACGATGAAAG GTCAATTAGCATTATGAAGGTAGCACGAGATAAACTGAAAGAGATCGGTCCTGATGAGGTCAATATGGAGGAGTACAAG AAATGGCACGAAGACTACAGTCTTTTTCGGAAGGTGTCTGTTTACCTGCTTACAGGGTTGGAGCTGTACCAGAATAGAAA GTACAAGGAGTCCCTGACCTACCTGATCTATGCCTACCAAAGCAACACCGCCCTGCTGAAGAAGGGAGCCAACAGAGGAGTGAATGAATCACTGATCACCTTGTATAGAAGAAAGTGTCTCTTG CTGAATGAGGTGGCATCGGCTCTATTTGTAAGCTGTGAGGAAGCTCATGTGGCAGAGGGCATTAGCATCCTGAATGAGCTGATCATCCCCTGTATGCACCTCATTAACAACTTtgacatctccagagaagacaTGGATGCCATTGAGGTCATGAGAAACCGCTGGTGCTCCTATCTGGGACGAGAAGACATGGACG caagcCTGCAGATCAGGCTGGGCGAGCTGCTCCCCCGCCTGCTCGAcggctccacggaggtggtggTGCTGAAGGAGCCCCCAAAGATCCGTCCCAACTCCCCATACGACCTCTGCAGCCGCTTTGCAGCGGTGATGGAGTCCATCCATGACGCCTCGACTGTGACTGTGAAGTAG